The genomic region TATAaaccatattttcaaaatctTATGTTGTctcatgactttaaaaaaaggTGTTTCCTTCTCCTTCATTATATTGCTGTATTACAAGGGCAATACAAATTTGCAGAAAAATATGGCATGATTAAAATATGCTTTTTATAATAGAACacagataataaaaataatcttttcaaGAACAAGGCAAGCCaatgtttttatttgattttttaaaacaaaatctaaaacaAATCTATCATCTGAGCTCTTCCAAATGTTAAAACATCGTCCTCCAAAATTAACTGCTGGACCTGAATCCGGATGATCCAAATTcccatcatttttttttctagtgttGATGAAAAAAATGGACCTTGCTACTTTTATTAATTTAGCTTCAGAATCAGGATGGTATGTATTCAAGGAATATTTTACTCACCACTGAAAAGAGACAACCAATCTGTGGGATCTGATTTTCTATAATGGGTAAATGAATTCCCCCAACTACCcaactctcctttttccttctttgaAAGTTGAAGTTATTATAGCACTTGATATAAAGAGCCCTTTGCTCAGATTGCAAGACTAAGCTACTGTATCTGAACTACTGCTCTCATGAACTGCACTATGTACTGCAAGTAGTCAAACATCAACCTCAGTTATAAGCAGCAAAAGAAGTATTTCCTCTAATGTGACACAAAAATGCTACTCATAACAGAATCTTACCAAAGTAGTTACAGTGTGGTTTTTTTCTACCGAATATTCTTCACTAAccaatttttccttttaatttcttgCTCCCGTTGATTTAAGTGGTTACGGTATCAGGTAAACTACTGGGAGAGATTTAATTACTATTTATGCTAATGTAATGCACGCCCCTCGCTTCTATGACTAGAGGCAGCCCCAAGAAGTTAACTTGCTCTCTACTACAGATAATCTCAGGTGACTGTATGTTTGAGAGTTTTTTTGGCAAAACCCGAATAATCATGTTTTACCTTTCCAAGAACACCACCAAACTCCTACTCTTGGATCATGCACTTAGCCATTAACCAGCAATGGCAGAATACACATAGGCCCATGCAGCAAGTCAGCCCTTAGTGTTTTAGAAGCATTTGGTAAACAAGTACCCATATTGTCCAAAGAGAGATAGAAGCATGCAAGAATTCATTCCCTCCTTCAAGATACCAACACCCTCTAGCAGCCTCCCACCCATCTTTCCACCCAGGCAAATAACTCCTCCTGCCTGGGCAGCTGAATGACCAATTTAGGTAAGTAATCAGCCAATCTTGGTCATTTAGTCACCTTCCTTTTCCCCCTGCAACATTAAGGGACCTTGAAGGTGCTTTTCAAGGCCTAGCTCCTATTGGGCATTACTATGGACCTGATCCAGTtctctttaaagtcaatgggggttttgccCTATGACATTAAGAGGTGTGGCACCAGAAGTATCATCATCTGGAACAGCACGGGCTACTTGTAAACACAGGCTCTGGCTGTTGCCCTAAAAGTGGGCAGTTTGTTTAAAAGCAGAAGACATGCAGGACTTGTAGGTGACTCTCTGGGAACTGATGCTTTTCTGATCTCCTTCCCTATACTCTTTAAAATTCTTCAGTGGTGAATCCCCCTCTGAAGGCTCAGAAGTCGGTGTTTCATCTCATTATCACCAACAATATTCAAACATGCAATCATCCCATTCCCATGGTAATTTGGCACATTGGCTTCTGGTTCCTTCTGAAGCCCAGATGTGTAGGATCACATAATAATGAACaataatgaaaaaagaaaagttaaCTGAACATTTTGGAACTTCCAAGTAGACTCAGTTGTAGAAACAGGCAAGGATCAGGTGCCATTTCACTTACCCTTAATTCATGCCTTTAAAAGAGGAGCAAAGTAACTTACATACATTTAATCAAAGTCCCAACCATACTTCCAAAGCACCTGTTTTTCACAGATGAAGCTATTCTGAAGACATTGCAGATTGAATTTAAATCAGCACTGAGTGAAGAGGAACATCTGTTTCATGTAGTAAAAATTTACACTTTTTATCCTAGCTTTGGGCGCAACTACGGTCAGCATTATGGTGTCCACAGTAGGGGAAAATATGACTGTGAGACTACTGGAAACATAGCATCTGGACGGAGGCTGAATTGTGATAAGATGACAGTCTGAAAGATCACCAAGAAACCTCACTACTAGATCCTTCCTTTAATTTCTTGGTTGAGAACAGTGAGTAAATGAGAACAGTAACAAGGCAAAACATACTTTCACCACAAAGCCCATTTGTCTTAACTAAAGACACAGCCAAATCAAATCCCTAGGTTTGAACACCTACACATTTTGGAAAGGGTTAAAATCTAGATCTGAATTTTCTGGACCAGGCCCATCTCCAGTGGTTTCATCAAATGAATAAAGTTGCCTGAAAAAAATAGTGTTTCTGGACATTCATTAAAATTCCCAATAACTGCTTGATTTGACCATGTTTATAGACCATATTACTTGctatttgcaaatatttgcatggAGGGATTTTTATTTGAACAGAAGGAATGGGCTATTCTTCATACAGATACTTGTATTTGTAAACAAACTAGGCTATTCATGCTTGAACTACAGTATTAGctattagttattattatttcCCATTGTTattctcttattttaaaaaaataatttatctaATTGGGGAGCAGAAGTAATACTAtgtgtaggcttggaaggattagatttttgttggtaaacatcaatttcattgTAGatacacaaactgatgaaaaatatttccaatggtcagcatcctatacagcaaacagaaaaacatcaagaaagagctctccaacctggagactttcataaataaccaaccctccacacaaatggactttactaaaataagacaggagatctacattacacacttcacctctctacaaaggaaaaaggaccgtaagctgtctaaaatcctacctgccacatggggccacaacaggggtaccccgaactcacccagcaatatcgtcaatttatccagctacacactcaacccagcagaagagtctgtcctatctcggggactctccttttgccccagcacccccacgaacatgatacagttctgtggtgatctggaagcctactttcgccgcctccgactcaaagaatactttcatgataacactgaacagcgcactgatacacagataccctcccaccaacaacacatgaagaagaactccacatggactcctcctgagggtcgaaatgacagtctggacctatacatagaatgcttccgccgacgtgcacaggcagaaattgtggaaaaacaacatcgcttgcctcataacctaagtcgtgcagaacgcaatgccatccacagcctcagaaaccaccctgacattatcatcagaggctgataaaggaggtgctgttgtcatcatgaacaggtctgactaccagaaggaggctgccagacaactctccaataccaaattctacaggccgctttcctcagatcccactgaggaatacactaagaaactgcaccatctactcaggacactccctacactaacacaggaacaaatcaacatacccttagagccccgaccggggttattctatctactacctaagatccacaaacctggaaatcctggacgccccatcatctcgggcattggcactctcactgaaggactgtctggatatgtggactccctactcagaccctacgccaccagcactcccagctacctccgtgacaccacagatttcctgagaaaactacaatgcattagTGACCTTCCAGAAAataccatcctagccaccatggatgtagaggctctctacacaaacatcccacatacagatggaatacaagctgtcaggaacagtatccctgatgatgacacagcacaacttattgctgagctctgtgactttatcctcacgcacaattatttcaaatttggtgacaatatatacctccagaccagtggcaccgctatgggcacccgcatggccccacaatatgccaacatttttatggctgacctggaacaacgcttcctcagctctcgtccactcatgccccttctctacctacgctatattgatgacatcttcatcatctggacccatgggaaggagaccctggaagaattccaccatgctttcaacagcttccaccccaccatcaacctcagcctggaccaatctacacgggaggtccacttcctggacaccaccgtacaaataagcgatggccacattaacaccaccctataccgaaaacccaccgaccgctac from Chrysemys picta bellii isolate R12L10 chromosome 6, ASM1138683v2, whole genome shotgun sequence harbors:
- the LOC135984371 gene encoding uncharacterized protein LOC135984371, with protein sequence MPSTASETTLTLSSEADKGGAVVIMNRSDYQKEAARQLSNTKFYRPLSSDPTEEYTKKLHHLLRTLPTLTQEQINIPLEPRPGLFYLLPKIHKPGNPGRPIISGIGTLTEGLSGYVDSLLRPYATSTPSYLRDTTDFLRKLQCISDLPENTILATMDVEALYTNIPHTDGIQAVRNSIPDDDTAQLIAELCDFILTHNYFKFGDNIYLQTSGTAMGTRMAPQYANIFMADLEQRFLSSRPLMPLLYLRYIDDIFIIWTHGKETLEEFHHAFNSFHPTINLSLDQSTREVHFLDTTVQISDGHINTTLYRKPTDRYAYFMPPASTPVTPHDPSSTAKH